The Neurospora crassa OR74A linkage group IV, whole genome shotgun sequence genome has a segment encoding these proteins:
- a CDS encoding NADH-cytochrome b5 reductase 2 — protein MPPYNPFKINPNFLRPPFKASVMSTQVAVAAGVAGLGIYAFYLRRNASGSATGTALATNMDASDLKPGKLPLSGFGFHSLRLHSTELINHNTKKLRFELPDRSQPSGMGLTSALLTISFPKGRWLPVIRPYTPTNDLNEPGFVELMVKLYPGGKQSTHLHSLQPGDTLTVAPIPELKWTLNKHPHVAMIAGGAGITPMYQLVRGILTNPADKTRITLVWGVNTDEDIFLRDQLAELEQNYPGRLKTVYVVAQPAAQSPHQKGFVTRQVLEQAGLNGATEKSKGTKVLLCGPPAMEKALKGTKGWVGGGKKGVLQELGYTQDQIYNF, from the exons ATGCCTCCCTACAATCCATTCAAGATTAACCCGAacttcctccgccctccCTTCAAGGCTAGTGTAATGAGTACTCAAGTTGCCGTCGCggctggtgttgctggcCTGGGAATCTACGCCTTCTACCTGAGACGGAACGCAAGCGGGAGCGCAACGGGAACTGCTTTAGCCACAAACATGGACGCCAGCGATCTCAAGCCGGGCAAGCTGCCTCTGTCCGGCTTTGGCTTCCACAGCTTGCGCCTGCACAGTACCGAGCTCATCAACCACAATACCAAGAAATTGCGTTTCGAACTTCCTGACCGCTCTCAGCCCAGCGGTATGGGCCTCACCTCTGCTCTTCTGACCATCTCCTTCCCCAAGGGACGATGGCTCCCTGTTATCCGCCCATACACCCCTACAAATGACCTAA ACGAACCCGGCTTCGTTGAGCTCATGGTCAAGCTCTACCCCGGCGGCAAGCAAAGCACTCACCTGCACTCGCTCCAGCCTGGCGACACCCTAACCGTAGCCCCCATTCCCGAGCTCAAGTGGACTCTCAACAAGCACCCGCACGTGGCCATGATCgccggcggcgccggcatCACCCCCATGTACCAGCTCGTCCGCGGTATCCTGACCAACCCGGCCGACAAGACCCGTATCACCCTCGTCTGGGGCGTCAACACGGACGAGGACATTTTTCTGCGTGACCAGCTCGCCGAGCTTGAGCAGAACTACCCTGGCCGCTTGAAGACTGTTTACGTCGTTGCTCAACCTGCAGCACAGTCCCCGCATCAGAAGGGGTTTGTGACTAGGCAGGTGCTGGAACAGGCCGGGCTCAATGGTGCGACGGAGAAGAGCAAGGGGACCAAGGTGTTGCTTTGTGGACCGCCGGCCATGGAGAAGGCGTTGAAGGGAACGAAGGGATGGGTAGGAGGTGGCAAGAAGGGGGTGTTGCAGGAGTTGGGGTATACCCAGGATCAGATTTACAACTTTTAG